The following proteins are encoded in a genomic region of Musa acuminata AAA Group cultivar baxijiao chromosome BXJ2-11, Cavendish_Baxijiao_AAA, whole genome shotgun sequence:
- the LOC135626917 gene encoding transcription factor MYB59-like isoform X3: MTSPPSIYVKAGEDDGRRRARLAMAPKAEEIRKGPWTEQEDSLLVRFVRLFGERRWDCLAKVSGLNRTGKSCRLRWVNYLHPDLIHGRMTPEEEHLVLELHAKWGNRFGLQPYSSSSDYMNTQCTIRRWSRIARCLPGRTDNEIKNYWRTHMRRKAQERKRSASPSSSSSSSSSSSSSCSPAAAAQGVVQSEGVKVYSMDEIWDEIAAADSVSGLTAEECGLACPPLPCPMWEDCSESLWKVDDEYKMATVLPVDDLMISDFHYSD; the protein is encoded by the exons ATGACATCACCTCCGTCTATATATGTGAAAGCAGGGGAAGACGACGGGAGAAGAAGGGCGAGGTTAGCTATGGCGCCCAAGGCGGAGGAGATACGGAAGGGGCCGTGGACGGAGCAGGAGGACTCGCTACTGGTACGCTTTGTGCGCTTGTTCGGTGAGCGTCGGTGGGATTGCTTGGCCAAGGTGTCAG GTCTTAACAGGACAGGGAAGAGCTGCAGGTTGCGTTGGGTCAACTACCTTCACCCCGACCTCATACACGGCCGCATGACCCCCGAGGAAGAACACCTCGTGCTCGAACTCCACGCCAAGTGGGGCAACAGGTTTGGCCTCCAACCCTACTCTTCCTCCTCCGACTATATGAACACACAGTGTACGATCCGCAGGTGGTCTCGGATTGCCCGGTGCCTTCCGGGACGcaccgacaacgagatcaagaactactggaggacGCATATGAGGAGGAAGGCGCAAGAGCGGAAGAGGAGCGCGTccccgtcgtcctcctcctcctcctcctcctcctcctcctcgtcgtgtTCACCAGCAGCAGCGGCACAAGGTGTGGTGCAGAGTGAAGGGGTGAAGGTATACAGCATGGACGAGATATGGGACGAGATCGCTGCCGCTGACTCGGTCAGTGGGTTGACCGCCGAAGAATGCGGTTTGGCATGTCCTCCATTGCCCTGTCCAATGTGGGAGGACTGCTCTGAGTCACTGTGGAAGGTAGATGATGAGTACAAGATGGCCACAGTACTACCTGTGGATGATCTCATGATCTCCGACTTCCACTACAGTGACTAG
- the LOC135626917 gene encoding transcription factor MYB59-like isoform X5: protein MAPKAEEIRKGPWTEQEDSLLVRFVRLFGERRWDCLAKVSGLNRTGKSCRLRWVNYLHPDLIHGRMTPEEEHLVLELHAKWGNRFGLQPYSSSSDYMNTQCTIRRWSRIARCLPGRTDNEIKNYWRTHMRRKAQERKRSASPSSSSSSSSSSSSSCSPAAAAQGVVQSEGVKVYSMDEIWDEIAAADSVSGLTAEECGLACPPLPCPMWEDCSESLWKVDDEYKMATVLPVDDLMISDFHYSD, encoded by the exons ATGGCGCCCAAGGCGGAGGAGATACGGAAGGGGCCGTGGACGGAGCAGGAGGACTCGCTACTGGTACGCTTTGTGCGCTTGTTCGGTGAGCGTCGGTGGGATTGCTTGGCCAAGGTGTCAG GTCTTAACAGGACAGGGAAGAGCTGCAGGTTGCGTTGGGTCAACTACCTTCACCCCGACCTCATACACGGCCGCATGACCCCCGAGGAAGAACACCTCGTGCTCGAACTCCACGCCAAGTGGGGCAACAGGTTTGGCCTCCAACCCTACTCTTCCTCCTCCGACTATATGAACACACAGTGTACGATCCGCAGGTGGTCTCGGATTGCCCGGTGCCTTCCGGGACGcaccgacaacgagatcaagaactactggaggacGCATATGAGGAGGAAGGCGCAAGAGCGGAAGAGGAGCGCGTccccgtcgtcctcctcctcctcctcctcctcctcctcctcgtcgtgtTCACCAGCAGCAGCGGCACAAGGTGTGGTGCAGAGTGAAGGGGTGAAGGTATACAGCATGGACGAGATATGGGACGAGATCGCTGCCGCTGACTCGGTCAGTGGGTTGACCGCCGAAGAATGCGGTTTGGCATGTCCTCCATTGCCCTGTCCAATGTGGGAGGACTGCTCTGAGTCACTGTGGAAGGTAGATGATGAGTACAAGATGGCCACAGTACTACCTGTGGATGATCTCATGATCTCCGACTTCCACTACAGTGACTAG
- the LOC135626917 gene encoding transcription factor MYB59-like isoform X4 yields MTSPPSIYVKAGEDDGRRRARLAMAPKAEEIRKGPWTEQEDSLLVRFVRLFGERRWDCLAKVSGLNRTGKSCRLRWVNYLHPDLIHGRMTPEEEHLVLELHAKWGNRWSRIARCLPGRTDNEIKNYWRTHMRRKAQERKRSASPSSSSSSSSSSSSSCSPAAAAQGVVQSEGVKVYSMDEIWDEIAAADSVSGLTAEECGLACPPLPCPMWEDCSESLWKVDDEYKMATVLPVDDLMISDFHYSD; encoded by the exons ATGACATCACCTCCGTCTATATATGTGAAAGCAGGGGAAGACGACGGGAGAAGAAGGGCGAGGTTAGCTATGGCGCCCAAGGCGGAGGAGATACGGAAGGGGCCGTGGACGGAGCAGGAGGACTCGCTACTGGTACGCTTTGTGCGCTTGTTCGGTGAGCGTCGGTGGGATTGCTTGGCCAAGGTGTCAG GTCTTAACAGGACAGGGAAGAGCTGCAGGTTGCGTTGGGTCAACTACCTTCACCCCGACCTCATACACGGCCGCATGACCCCCGAGGAAGAACACCTCGTGCTCGAACTCCACGCCAAGTGGGGCAACAG GTGGTCTCGGATTGCCCGGTGCCTTCCGGGACGcaccgacaacgagatcaagaactactggaggacGCATATGAGGAGGAAGGCGCAAGAGCGGAAGAGGAGCGCGTccccgtcgtcctcctcctcctcctcctcctcctcctcctcgtcgtgtTCACCAGCAGCAGCGGCACAAGGTGTGGTGCAGAGTGAAGGGGTGAAGGTATACAGCATGGACGAGATATGGGACGAGATCGCTGCCGCTGACTCGGTCAGTGGGTTGACCGCCGAAGAATGCGGTTTGGCATGTCCTCCATTGCCCTGTCCAATGTGGGAGGACTGCTCTGAGTCACTGTGGAAGGTAGATGATGAGTACAAGATGGCCACAGTACTACCTGTGGATGATCTCATGATCTCCGACTTCCACTACAGTGACTAG
- the LOC135626917 gene encoding transcription factor MYB59-like isoform X2, with protein sequence MYVASPSSGAPKIDADSGAKEQWISIHYPLEVNELPPWNQTSAGISHDITSVYICESRGRRREKKGEVSYGAQGGGDTEGAVDGAGGLATGLNRTGKSCRLRWVNYLHPDLIHGRMTPEEEHLVLELHAKWGNRWSRIARCLPGRTDNEIKNYWRTHMRRKAQERKRSASPSSSSSSSSSSSSSCSPAAAAQGVVQSEGVKVYSMDEIWDEIAAADSVSGLTAEECGLACPPLPCPMWEDCSESLWKVDDEYKMATVLPVDDLMISDFHYSD encoded by the exons ATGTACGTAGCAAGTCCCTCGAGTGGAGCTCCGAAGATTGACGCGGACAGTGGAGCTAAAGAACAG TGGATTAGCATCCACTATCCACTAGAGGTTAACGAGCTGCCGCCATGGAATCAGACGAGTGCAGGAATCAGCCATGACATCACCTCCGTCTATATATGTGAAAGCAGGGGAAGACGACGGGAGAAGAAGGGCGAGGTTAGCTATGGCGCCCAAGGCGGAGGAGATACGGAAGGGGCCGTGGACGGAGCAGGAGGACTCGCTACTG GTCTTAACAGGACAGGGAAGAGCTGCAGGTTGCGTTGGGTCAACTACCTTCACCCCGACCTCATACACGGCCGCATGACCCCCGAGGAAGAACACCTCGTGCTCGAACTCCACGCCAAGTGGGGCAACAG GTGGTCTCGGATTGCCCGGTGCCTTCCGGGACGcaccgacaacgagatcaagaactactggaggacGCATATGAGGAGGAAGGCGCAAGAGCGGAAGAGGAGCGCGTccccgtcgtcctcctcctcctcctcctcctcctcctcctcgtcgtgtTCACCAGCAGCAGCGGCACAAGGTGTGGTGCAGAGTGAAGGGGTGAAGGTATACAGCATGGACGAGATATGGGACGAGATCGCTGCCGCTGACTCGGTCAGTGGGTTGACCGCCGAAGAATGCGGTTTGGCATGTCCTCCATTGCCCTGTCCAATGTGGGAGGACTGCTCTGAGTCACTGTGGAAGGTAGATGATGAGTACAAGATGGCCACAGTACTACCTGTGGATGATCTCATGATCTCCGACTTCCACTACAGTGACTAG
- the LOC135626917 gene encoding transcription factor MYB59-like isoform X1, whose protein sequence is MYVASPSSGAPKIDADSGAKEQWISIHYPLEVNELPPWNQTSAGISHDITSVYICESRGRRREKKGEVSYGAQGGGDTEGAVDGAGGLATGLNRTGKSCRLRWVNYLHPDLIHGRMTPEEEHLVLELHAKWGNRFGLQPYSSSSDYMNTQCTIRRWSRIARCLPGRTDNEIKNYWRTHMRRKAQERKRSASPSSSSSSSSSSSSSCSPAAAAQGVVQSEGVKVYSMDEIWDEIAAADSVSGLTAEECGLACPPLPCPMWEDCSESLWKVDDEYKMATVLPVDDLMISDFHYSD, encoded by the exons ATGTACGTAGCAAGTCCCTCGAGTGGAGCTCCGAAGATTGACGCGGACAGTGGAGCTAAAGAACAG TGGATTAGCATCCACTATCCACTAGAGGTTAACGAGCTGCCGCCATGGAATCAGACGAGTGCAGGAATCAGCCATGACATCACCTCCGTCTATATATGTGAAAGCAGGGGAAGACGACGGGAGAAGAAGGGCGAGGTTAGCTATGGCGCCCAAGGCGGAGGAGATACGGAAGGGGCCGTGGACGGAGCAGGAGGACTCGCTACTG GTCTTAACAGGACAGGGAAGAGCTGCAGGTTGCGTTGGGTCAACTACCTTCACCCCGACCTCATACACGGCCGCATGACCCCCGAGGAAGAACACCTCGTGCTCGAACTCCACGCCAAGTGGGGCAACAGGTTTGGCCTCCAACCCTACTCTTCCTCCTCCGACTATATGAACACACAGTGTACGATCCGCAGGTGGTCTCGGATTGCCCGGTGCCTTCCGGGACGcaccgacaacgagatcaagaactactggaggacGCATATGAGGAGGAAGGCGCAAGAGCGGAAGAGGAGCGCGTccccgtcgtcctcctcctcctcctcctcctcctcctcctcgtcgtgtTCACCAGCAGCAGCGGCACAAGGTGTGGTGCAGAGTGAAGGGGTGAAGGTATACAGCATGGACGAGATATGGGACGAGATCGCTGCCGCTGACTCGGTCAGTGGGTTGACCGCCGAAGAATGCGGTTTGGCATGTCCTCCATTGCCCTGTCCAATGTGGGAGGACTGCTCTGAGTCACTGTGGAAGGTAGATGATGAGTACAAGATGGCCACAGTACTACCTGTGGATGATCTCATGATCTCCGACTTCCACTACAGTGACTAG